One window of the Vigna radiata var. radiata cultivar VC1973A chromosome 1, Vradiata_ver6, whole genome shotgun sequence genome contains the following:
- the LOC106761791 gene encoding protein FAR-RED IMPAIRED RESPONSE 1-like, which yields MDGESVDDFNTGDEGFSDIVPSVNMCFDSMEDAKKFYCDYGKRCGFGVRTRTSKKNNKNEVYYLRLVCSREGRYVSNIRPEVKTLPSQTNQCPAGITFARKDEKWVVRTIVVXXSHELCPQTSNLIRGNRKLNMHTKHTLEVNDDAGVRINKSFLSMVSDAGGYENMEFMERDARNFISQHRRSVCKDGDGQTLLRHFSKMRDLNNDFFYELEMDEGNRITSVFWADAKSRAACEEFGDVVSFNTTYLNKQI from the coding sequence ATGGATGGTGAAAGCGTTGACGATTTTAATACNGGAGATGAGGGTTTTTCAGACATCGTTCCTAGTGTGAACATGTGTTTTGACAGTATGGAGGATGCCAAGAAATTTTATTGTGATTATGGAAAAAGATGTGGTTTTGGTGTTCGAACAAGAACTTcaaagaagaacaacaaaaacGAAGTTTATTACTTGAGATTAGTTTGTTCAAGGGAAGGTAGATATGTTTCTAACATTCGTCCTGAAGTCAAAACTCTACCTAGTCAAACAAATCAATGTCCTGCAGGAATCACATTTGCTAGAAAAGATGAGAAATGGGTTGTTAGGACTATTGTTGTANAGNACAGTCATGAGCTTTGTCCACAAACCTCCAATCTAATTCGTGGCAATAGAAAATTGAACATGCACACCAAACACACGTTGGAAGTTAACGATGACGCGGGTGTACGTATAAACAAGAGTTTTCTTAGCATGGTGAGTGACGCTGGTGGATATGAAAATATGGAATTTATGGAGAGAGATGCTAGAAACTTCATCAGTCAACATAGAAGGTCAGTTTGTAAGGACGGAGATGGTCAGACGCTACTACGTCACTTTTCAAAAATGAGAGACCTGAATAACGATTTCTTCTACGAACTAGAAATGGATGAAGGAAATAGAATTACTAGTGTATTTTGGGCGGATGCTAAAAGCCGAGCTGCTTGTGAAGAATTTGGTGATGTGGTTTCTTTCAATACGACTTatctaaacaaacaaatatga
- the LOC106761800 gene encoding protein FAR-RED IMPAIRED RESPONSE 1-like — protein sequence MPFAPFVGVNHHGQSILLGCGLLSSEDTTSFVWLFQTWLRCMSNKAPDSIVTDQCRAMANAIKEVFPKTKHRWCLWHIMKKIPEKLQGYKNYLAIKNDMKVLVYDCCSIVDFEIGWKEVLKKHNLENNEWLGNLYDERHMWVPCYLKNHFWAGMSTTQRSEGMNAFFDGFINSSTTLQQFVVQYDNALKFKAQKEIEADFSSLNTTVACGSQSPXERQFQVEYTHAKFEEVQNEFRSRMNCFIKDTVKDCISNKYTIKEECMWDGKCSAKYYDVEFDPLTKDTTCSCLLFEFRGILCRHCLLVLGQEDVQNVPSKYVLPRWSKNIRRKHTLIRAGYSSLHQEPKMQRYQTLCKXFYDIAEAVCESQSASNELEKELNSLRKKFGVNTQLRNNIVSEEGQLRYENPLTGTPSNTACGSSDVVVRSPKTVKRKGLN from the coding sequence aTGCCATTTGCTCCATTTGTGGGAGTAAACCATCATGGACAATCCATCCTACTTGGTTGTGGATTACTTTCATCAGAGGACACTACCTCATTTGTCTGGTTATTCCAGACTTGGTTAAGATGTATGTCCAACAAGGCACCAGACAGTATAGTCACAGACCAGTGTAGAGCAATGGCTAATGCAATTAAAGAAGTATTTCCCAAAACAAAACATAGGTGGTGTTTGTGGCATATAATGAAAAAGATACCTGAAAAATTGCAAgggtataaaaattatcttgcCATCAAGAACGACATGAAAGTGCTTGTATATGACTGTTGTTCCATAGTTGACTTCGAAATAGGTTGGAAAGAAGTACTCAAAAAGCACAACTTAGAAAACAATGAATGGTTAGGAAATTTGTACGATGAGAGACACATGTGGGTGCCTTGCTActtgaaaaatcatttttggGCGGGTATGTCCACAACTCAAAGAAGTGAGGGAATGAATGCCTTTTTTGATGGCTTCATCAATTCAAGTACGACACTTCAACAATTTGTGGTTCAGTATGATAATGCTCTTAAATTCAAAGCCCAAAAAGAAATTGAAGCGGACTTCTCTTCCCTGAATACAACTGTTGCCTGCGGGTCTCAATCACCTANTGAAAGACAATTTCAAGTGGAGTACACACACGCAAAATTTGAGGAAGTACAAAATGAGTTTCGATCCAGGATGAATTGTTTCATCAAAGACACGGTCAAGGACTGTATTTCTAACAAGTACACNATCAAAGAAGAGTGCATGTGGGATGGAAAATGTTCCGCCAAATATTACGATGTTGAATTTGATCCCCTGACAAAGGATACAACCTGCTCTTGTCTACTATTTGAGTTTAGAGGTATCCTTTGTAGGCATTGTCTACTGGTTCTTGGTCAGGAAGATGTGCAAAATGTCCCCTCCAAATACGTGCTTCCTCGTTGGAGTAAAAATATCAGAAGAAAGCACACATTAATTAGGGCAGGTTACAGTTCTTTGCATCAGGAACCCAAAATGCAGAGATACCAAACGTTGTGTAAGNNGTTCTATGACATAGCTGAGGCTGTTTGTGAATCTCAATCAGCGTCTAATGaattggaaaaagaattgaattctCTTCGTAAAAAGTTTGGAGTCAATACACAATTACGAAATAACATAGTAAGTGAGGAAGGACAACTGAGGTATGAAAATCCACTCACTGGTACTCCATCGAACACCGCATGTGGAAGTAGTGATGTAGTTGTTCGCAGTCCAAAAACGGTGAAGCGTAAAGGCCTCAACTAA